A window of the Diabrotica undecimpunctata isolate CICGRU chromosome 1, icDiaUnde3, whole genome shotgun sequence genome harbors these coding sequences:
- the LOC140432487 gene encoding uncharacterized protein: MKFNVLIIIYLVCHFACIRGRKIRNLKKLIPKINYVLKDADAITKLPREKIPYTDPRKAIEDWISPDGSFLESSEEVEVSELVFNEPEPVKSLHKPVNWNAYHVPFKYPYSSYGSVDKHIASAYQVRPKDIYELISALDISKIQEYPKNFKKLLKVILQICQSESVGNSKLSTLYTILKAFNNSPPSENLVDIILKLMKIVSKHSNVNTSYEFSKTLASVKDITNIILKIIQQSKKNSDVTDPLKVIIPIIETLPNTYQEKIFKDLLTSDQRHTLKNTFQDHSSPNLSSKKYYDLSRIALKLYLRNPKHFKTLSRIIYLLADSDLVKYNKNSNRVMQFILRQLRLPGIHNAVYRLGHTTLSPANANFVITSFFKNIQEMFSDKTNFSYNNTLAKSKNKILTKSENFQSENNWTKALNTLASFLDKILTKHENSKSQKDSEESYPSYHYSRYKDTNKTLKKSENLKILKKAKHKETLKNAENMRIWTKAGNSKYQKDSAESLPLFYNSLYKDTNQTLNKSKNLKILKKSKHKKAFTNVDNKRMWKKSGNLESQKHSGESYLSFYDSHYKVTNKTLTKSEKKAKRKKALTNTKNKKILRKPKNSESQQDSAEYYTLFSYPLPKDRTDKTFTEPGNSKFQKDSATPHSLLYSSSYEDKTNKKSKILKILKRTKQKKTTNTNNKKSWTTSEYSKSKKDFAKYPKPGFDALNNSVNINESFYPSKIWGDSHQYLGNDESSSNSLLTNKQLNNNMFLQILKIVSDTANNSDPSIFDDHSVPFGSDLTGLAPYNMLPCNRPAPIELPSSLDTVNPFKILKKDAPRKAYPLQIKTQ, encoded by the coding sequence aaaaaactaATACCCAAAATTAACTACGTACTAAAGGATGCGGATGCAATTACAAAATTACCAAGAGAAAAAATCCCATATACGGATCCAAGAAAAGCCATTGAAGACTGGATTTCACCCGATGGGTCGTTCTTGGAAAGTTCAGAAGAAGTTGAAGTTTCAGAATTAGTTTTTAACGAACCTGAACCTGTTAAAAGTTTACATAAACCAGTAAATTGGAATGCATATCACGTCCCTTTTAAATATCCGTATTCCAGTTACGGCAGCGTAGATAAGCATATTGCTTCTGCTTACCAAGTCAGACCTAAGGATATTTACGAGTTGATTTCTGCTTTAGATATTTCTAAAATACAAGAATaccctaaaaattttaaaaaacttctaAAAGTCATTTTACAAATTTGTCAATCAGAAAGTGTAGGTAATAGTAAATTATCAACGCTATATACAATATTAAAAGCTTTTAATAATTCACCTCCTTCTGAAAATTTGGTGGATATCATTTTGAAACTTATGAAAATTGTATCTAAACATTCTAATGTTAATACCTCGTATGAATTTTCTAAGACACTTGCTAGTGTAAAGGATATtaccaatattattttaaaaattatacagcaAAGCAAAAAGAACTCTGACGTTACAGATCCACTGAAGGTTATAATTCCCATTATAGAAACTCTTCCTAATACATAtcaagagaaaatatttaaagatttattaacATCTGATCAAAGACatactttaaaaaatacttttcaaGATCATTCGTCTCCTAATTTGTCTTCCAAAAAGTATTATGATTTATCCCGAATAGCTTTAAAACTATATCTTCGGAATCCGAAACATTTTAAAACTCTAAGTCGTATTATATATCTACTAGCTGATTCTGATttagtaaaatataataaaaactcaAACAGAGTAATGCAGTTCATTTTACGACAGCTAAGACTACCAGGTATACACAATGCAGTATATCGCTTAGGACATACAACTCTTTCGCCTGCTAATGCTAACTTTGTTATaacaagtttttttaaaaatatacaagaaATGTTCAGTGATAAAACAAATTTTTCTTATAACAACACTTTGGcgaaatctaaaaataaaatcttgACAAAATCTGAAAATTTCCAATCCGAAAATAATTGGACAAAAGCCTTGAATACACTTGCAAGTTTTCTAgacaaaattttaacaaaacaTGAAAATTCGAAATCCCAAAAAGATTCAGAAGAATCTTACCCATCATATCACTATTCACGTTATAAAGACACAAACAAAACATTGAAAAAATCTGAAAATCTCAAAATTTTGAAGAAAGCTAAACATAAGGAAActttaaaaaatgctgaaaatatgaGAATTTGGACAAAAGCTGGAAATTCGAAATATCAGAAAGATTCAGCAGAATCCCTCCCATTATTTTACAATTCTCTTTACAAAGATACAAACCAAACTTTGAATAAatctaaaaatcttaaaattttgaaaaaatctaaACATAAAAAAGCTTTCACAAATGTTGACAATAAGAGAATGTGGAAAAAATCTGGAAATTTGGAATCTCAAAAACATTCAGGAGAATCTTACTTATCATTTTATGATTCTCATTACAAAGTCACAAACAAAACTTTGACAAAATCAGAAAAGAAAGCTAAACGTAAAAAAGCTTTGACTAatactaaaaataagaaaattttaagaaaaccTAAAAATTCTGAATCCCAGCAAGATTCAGCAGAATATTACACACTATTTTCTTATCCTCTTCCTAAAGATAGAACAGACAAAACTTTTACAGAACCTGGAAATTCAAAATTCCAAAAAGATTCAGCAACACCTCACTCATTACTTTActcttctagttatgaagataaaacaaacaaaaaatctaaaattctcaaaattttgaaaagaactaaacaaaaaaaaacgacaaATACTAACAATAAGAAATCTTGGACAACATCCGAATATTCTAAATCCAAAAAAGATTTTGCAAAATATCCCAAACCAGGTTTTGATGCTCTTAATAATTCCGTCAATATAAATGAATCCTTTTACCCTTCCAAAATATGGGGAGACTCTCATCAATATCTAGGAAACGACGAATCAAGTTCAAATAGCTTATTAACTAATAAACAGTTAAATAATAATATGTTTctccaaattttaaaaatagtatcGGATACAGCAAATAACTCAGATCCTTCTATATTCGATGATCATTCTGTACCGTTTGGTTCTGATCTTACAGGATTAGCTCCATATAACATGTTACCGTGTAACCGGCCTGCACCTATCGAACTACCCTCATCCCTAGATACAGTTAACCCcttcaaaatattgaaaaaagatgCCCCTAGGAAGGCGTACCCACTGCAAATAAAAACGCAGTAA